A single region of the Vigna radiata var. radiata cultivar VC1973A unplaced genomic scaffold, Vradiata_ver6 scaffold_235, whole genome shotgun sequence genome encodes:
- the LOC106753150 gene encoding uncharacterized protein At4g15545: protein MSQSTAGSVSNAVDFDLPDEILAVIPTDPYQQLDLARKITSMAIASRVSALEADTSRLRNKLQEKDRIIHDLEERLSSLTRACHQSDSTLNNALSDNIKLTKERDQLEAKFNKLSRDYAKLETFKKQLMLSLTADNASHAEAIDIGTCDQAVPKAYPDKDDDGYTAHHSYNGPEDVGKTNHEASRYSGQRFSLTPYITPRLTPTGTPKVISTAGSPRGYSAAGSPKTTSGATSPTKLPYDGRGSLSSWYPSSQQSSAANSPPRGRAVPGRTPKIDGKEFFRQARSRLSYEQFSAFLANIKELNAQKQTREETLRKADEIFGSDNKDLYLSFQGLLNRNARQY, encoded by the exons ATGTCGCAGAGCACGGCGGGTTCAGTGAGCAATGCGGTGGATTTCGACCTCCCCGACGAGATTCTCGCCGTCATCCCAACCGACCCTTACCAGCAGCTCGATCTGGCTCGCAAGATAACCTCCATGGCCATCGCTTCCCGTGTCTCCGCTCTCGAAGCCGACACCTCTCGCCTCCGCAACAAGCTTCAAGAGAAGGACCGAATCATCCACGACCTCGAAGAACGCCTCTCCTCTCTCACTCGCGCTTGCCACCAATCCGACTCCACCCTCAACAACGCCCTCAGCGATAAC ATAAAGCTTACGAAGGAGAGAGATCAATTGGAAGCAAAGTTCAACAAGTTAAGTCGAGACTATGCAAAG TTGGAgacttttaaaaaacaactgATGCTGTCCCTAACTGCTGACAATGCATCG CATGCTGAAGCCATAGATATTGGAACCTGTGATCAAGCAGTCCCAAAGGCATATCCTGATAAGG ATGATGATGGTTATACGGCACATCATTCATACAATGGGCCTGAAGATGTGGGTAAAACAAATCATGAAG CTTCCAGGTATTCAGGGCAAAGGTTTTCTTTGACCCCATATATCACACCACGTCTTACACCAACTGGAACTCCGAAGGTGATTTCAACAGCTGGGTCTCCTAGAGGGTATTCTGCTGCTGGATCACCCAAGACAACTTCTGGTGCGACCTCTCCAACCAAACTTCCATATGATGGGCGTGGATCTCTCTCTTCATGGTATCCATCTAGTCAGCAGTCATCAGCAGCAAATTCTCCACCTCGGGGACGAGCAGTTCCAG GTCGCACTCCAAAGATTGATGGAAAGGAGTTTTTTCGTCAGGCAAG GAGTCGTCTTTCATATGAGCAGTTCAGTGCATTCCTTGCCAACATAAAGGAATTAAATGCTCAGAAGCAAACACGGGAG GAAACTTTAAGAAAAGCAGATGAGATATTTGGGTCTGATAACAAAGATCTCTATTTATCTTTTCAAGGATTGCTCAACCGAAATGCACGCCAGTACTGA